AGCTGGAACTTCTGGCGCAGTTCGAGGAGCGAGTCGCCCCAATGGTCTTCCCATTGTACTCCCAGAAGACACTTCGCGCGACGGCCCAGCGCCCAACCTTCGGTGATCGCATCCATCACGGGCGGCAGCAGTTCCGGCTGATAGAGGACCATCTGCAAAGGCCGGCTGGCAATGATCATCGCAGGATAGGGTGCCGGCGTTTGCGCTACCGTAAAACTGACCACACGAACCTCGCCGAGCGGCGTTGTATCGAACCCTGTGAGTACGTGAAAAAGGTCGTGCAGCTGAAAGCCTCTCTCGGCAAGGTGCCCAACGTCTTCGCCACGCGCTCGATGGGCCGGAATGAAGGCGGATTCGCGCAGCAGGTTGGCATCGAGCTCGTTATCGTCCAGATAATGGGCAAAGGTTCGACCGAGGGTTCCCTCCGGCAGATTACGGAGCGCATCGACATCCGGCGAAGGGCTCAAATACCGGTCCGCAAGCATCTGCTCGGCAGCCGGATTCTTGCGAGCCAGCGCGTCGAATCCGTTCAAGGCATCCGGGTCGCCGTGTTCCATATAGTCCAGAGCGAGCGGAACCGAGGCTCGTGGGTCCCAACTTTTCAGAGACCGTAAAAGGCTTTCTACCAGTTCGGGCGCGAGATCGGGCGACTCCGGTGCGCTCATGAGCGCACCACCCGCCCGGGCAAGGCACCTTCCGGGTCAACTTGATCCACGCCCTCTTCGCGCAAAACTTCGCCGGCGACCACCACCGCCCGCATTCCTTCAGCCGGTGCAATCAATCGATCGGCGCCTCCGGGAAAATCATGCACGCGCTCCAGTTCGCCGCACCGAACCGTTGCCGGATCAAAGATCGCCAGATCGCCCGTCTGACCGGGTGCGATTCGACCGCGATCAGCAAGGCCGAAGAGATCGGCGGGCTCGGAGGTGAGCTTGCGGACAGCCTCCTCCATCGAGAGGACCTCTTTCTCTCGCACCCAGTGGCCCAAAAGGTGCGTCGAGGCACCGGCATCGCAAAGCTGGCTGGCGTGCGCGCCCGCATCCGAGAGTCCCAAAACCACGGTTTTGTCCGACAACAACTCGGCAACGACGTCCTCGTCCCGATTGGCGACCGCCATTCGGAAGGAGACCGCCAGTTCTGTCTCGAGGGCGAGATCCAACATGGCCAGCACCGGCGACTGTCCCTTTCGCGCGCCCACATCCGTCACCGAGACTCCTGCAAGACTGTCATCGGTCGGGTGTCGCGACACCCACATATGATCCATCGAGAAAATCCCGATGGTCTTTTGGGTGGCCTCCTCGAATGCAGCACGGAAATCAGGGTCCGAGTACAGGCGCATCTTGCCAGCCTTGTCGGCCGCAAATGCAGGCTTCATCGCCGGGATACTGCCGAAGGGAAACGGGGCGCCCATATCAAATTCGAGCATCAAGGGTCGACCCGTTACCTGCGGATAGACCTCGATTCCGGCGGCCTGATGCTCTGCGGTTTTCTCCAGCACCTTGCGGTGCCCATCGGGGCCGAACAAGCCGCCGAGCAGCGCGGTCCAGGTCACCGGACGCCCGATCCGCTGCTGAATTTCAGCCAACTCATCGAAAAGGAGGCCCTGCCCGATCGTCGACTGGAAGGTGCCCTTGCCAGCTTCTCGCAAACAATCCCCCAGCGCGAGAATTTCCTCGTGTGCCGCCATCCGGCTGGGGACCGGGTTGCCATCATAACCTACATGAGTCGGTGCCTTCGAGGTCGCGAAGCCTAGCGCTCCCTCCGCGAGGGCAGCGGCAACCAGAACCCGCATCTCCTCGATCTCTTCGGGACTCGCTTCGCGCGACACGGCGTCTTCTCCCATCACCCAGGTCCGGATCGGGGTATGCCCGACCATGGCGCCGACATGGATCGCCGTACCGCGAGACTCGATCGCCGACAGGAATTCTCCGAACGTGCTGAAAGGCCATTCCGCACCCAATCCTGCCTGCAGAGCATCCAGCGACATTCCCTCGACGTTCTCGAGGGTCCGCAGGATCAAATCGCGATCACGTGGCTTGGTCGGTGCCACACCAAAGCCACAGTTCCCGAGAATCACGGTCGTCACTCCATGCCAGGGCGAAATCGTCATCATCCGATCCCAGAACACCTGTGCGTCGTAGTGCGTGTGAATGTCGACAAACCCGGGAGCGACTATCGCACCTTCGGCATCCACCTCGCGAGCCCCCTGCCCCTTCAAGGCACCGATATCCACGATACGGCCGCCACGCACGCCCACATCCCCGCGGAATGCAGCCGCACCCGTTCCATCGACAACCGTGCCCCCTCGCACGAGAAGATCGTACTCTGCCATGAATTCTGTCCTCTTTCCCTCTACTTAATTACACTGCAAGTCGACCTGGACGCCGACATGATCCGACGGCCAGCAAACCGGATTCGGAAGCGGACCGCACGTCGGAGCAAACGGATTTGGTGCGTCTGCAAACAGAGCCGTTCTGGCGCCATCTCCGTCCGGATCACCGGCCGGCTCGATCCTGCCGGAACATCCGGCGCCCGGCAGGCTCGGCACCACGAAAATAAAGTCGATGCGAACCGACTCCCCGAGCGCCGGCGATTCCAGACCTTCGAGGCTGCCGTCTTCGCGACCGGCAGTGCAGCCGATACCGGTTGTCGGATCACACTCCGGGTGACCAGCCTCCAGATACGCATCAGCCCAGCCACGTTCGGTAAATTGTCGATAGGTAAAACTGCCCGGGCGGGCATTGAAATCACCCGCAACAAGCGCCGGATTCGGTCCCTCATGGCGTTCTTCAATCCATTGGGCCATCTGGACCGCCTGGCACTCCCTGCGGGTTCCGGCCCCTGCATCCTCACAGACGGCCGGACAGTCGATGGCATCGCAGCGATCCCTGCCGCCATCAGCACCAGAGGCAAGGTGCGTGGAGAAGACGTCGACCGGCCCGGTCGGATGGTCCACCTGCACATGCAAGACGGCTCGAAACTCGCCAAAGAGCCGCAACTGGTCCGCTTGCAGAATCGGATAACGCGAAAGCACGGTTTCGTCGTCCACTCTCAGCAAAACGTCGCCTTGCACGACGTCATAAGGGAAGGGACAAACCGTCGCCGCCCAGCTCTCGAGGAGGTCGACGGAAGGGGGAAAAATCTCCTGCAGCGTCACCACGTCAGGGCACCCGGCGTCCCGCACCCACGCCGCCAGGAGTTCCGATCGATCCTCCAGTCGGCACGATGCACTCTCGGCCGGGCAAAAAATACCGTGCAGAAAATTAAGATTGGCCAGCGTGATATGCGGCGCAGGCGAACTCGATCCCCCACATCCCGCCAGAACCAACGCAATCAGGATTGCCTCGACACGCCCTCGCATTCTATGCCCGCGGATCCGGGCGGGCACCGCGCAGCAACCGACCCCGCCTCGTTCCGGTGCCCTCGCCATCGATAAAAGCCACTTCGCCGCTGATCACGCTGTAGCGATAGCCGCTGGCACGCTGCAGCAAGCGACGTCCGTTGGCCGGCAAGTCACGCACGACCTGCGGCGCGTGCAAAGCCAGCGCATCGAAATCGATCACATTCACGTCAGCCTTCATGCCGGGCGCGAGCAGTCCGCGGTCCTTCAGTCCCACCAAATCAGCCCCCCCGCGCGTCAGCTTCTGGATCACCCACTCCAAGGGCAGCTTCTCGCCCCGCGCGCGATCACGTACCCAATGCGTCAGCATTGTCGTCGGAAAGCTCCCGTCGCAGACGGTGCCGCAATGCGCGCCGGCATCACTCAGTCCGAAAGATGCCTGCGGATGGGTGAGCATTTCTCGAACCATCTCGAGATCCCCATCGAGATAGTTCATCAATGGAAAATACAGCAGCGCGTTCCCGTCTTCCTCGGAGAGCCAATCGAGCAGAACCTCCTGCGGGGTTACCCCTCGCCGGGTCGCCTCCGCTGCGGCGCTGGTGGAAGGATGAGGTTCGTAGTCGGGCGGATCGTTCAACCGAAACATCTTGCCAAAACTGCCGAATAGCACCCCCACAATTGTGGACGGATCGATCTCGACCGTTTCCGCCAGCAAGCGCGACCGAAACTCCGGATCGCGGAGTGCTGCGGCTCTCTCCGCCAGAGGTTTGTCGGCAAGCTCGTAGAACGTCTGGTGCAGAAGAAAGGGGTGCAGCGTCACATCGAGACCCATGACGACACCGGTCGCACGGGCCGGCACCTGCCCCCGCATCGGCAACCCGTCGCGAGCCGCAGCCGCGATGCCTTCGAGCACGTTTTTCCAGATTTCCGGATGGCGATCATCCTGTTCGATCGTCATCGAGAGGGGTCGGCCGGAAACCTCCGCCATGCCTCGAATCATGGCGAACTCCGGTTCGAAATCGTGAAAATCGGCAATCAACTGCAGGACGCCTTTGCCGGTTTTGCCCATGGCCCGTGCAATGCCCTGCAACTCCTCGCCCGCCACCCCGAAACTTGGTGTCGGCTGCCCGGCCTTGTCGCGATGCTTCTCGGTGCGAGAAGTCGTGAATCCGAGCGCGCCCGCCTCCACCGCTTCGCATACCAGAGCCGACATTTCTTCGATCTCGGCAGGTGTGGCCTTCGCAAGCTCCGCACCCCGGTCGCCCATCACATACGCACGCAAGGCGCCGTGCGGGACCTGTACGCCGACGTCCATCGCCAGAGGCGAGGCTTCGACGGCATCCATGAACTCGGGGAATGTTTCCCAATTCCAGCGGATGCCGGCGGCAAGCGCAGTCCCGGGAATATCCTCGACGCCCTCCATCAATCCGATCAGCCAGTCGCGACGATCCGGCGCGCAAGGCGCGAAGCCGACGCCGCAGTTGCCCATCACCACAGTGGTGACGCCATGGAAACTCGAAGGCCGCAATTCCGGATCCCAGGTGACCTGCCCGTCGTAATGCGTGTGCACGTCGACAAAACCCGGAGTCACCAAATCGCCATCGGCGTCGATCTCGATTTTTCCCGGCGAGGTGACCTCACCGACCGCCACGATCGTCTCTCCATCGATCGCGATATCCGCGTCCACCGCCGGCGCACCTGAACCATCGACAACTTTTCCCCTGCGAATTACCAGATCGTGCATACCTGTCCCCTCTCGGAATCATCGAGACTAGACCATAGGACCGGGGTTCGGAAAGCATTTCCGCACAACCGGCAGAATCGGGCCACTGTGGGTCTCTGTAAAGCCCCTATCGGGCAACGGATTCGGTTGCGTTTGCGGGGGGTTGCTTGCCATCGGGCGCCTCGAGATGACGCAGCAAAATTCGCTTCACTTCGGCCACGGTATGAGGATTCGACTGCAGGGAATGGCTGGAACGAATGATCACTTCAGATTCCGCCGCCTCCAGATGGGCGCTATCGTAGGCGACCACGCCATCATTTCCGCGCCTCGCAAAGCCTTCGCCCTGAACCCCGATGACCGAATGTACGGGCACGCGACTCGACATCGGGACTTCCGCCATGATCGTGTTGAACCGACTGTTCGGCACCATATTATCGACCGCGGTGAGGGCCCCCACGGGTTGCACTTCGAAAGGATTATCCCCCTTCGCGAGAGCCTGTGCCGGCACCACAAACAACTGCCAGGGCAACTGCACGATCCGTTGCGAAACCCGCACCATCCCGGATCCCATCTTGCCGAGCCGGCCGCCGGCCACAAAGCTGCCACGATGAGGGGTGGCCAGGAAGATCGCTCGCGTCACTTCCGGTAGAGGTTTGAAAATCAGAATCTCCCGCAGATCCA
The genomic region above belongs to Candidatus Binatia bacterium and contains:
- a CDS encoding Coq4 family protein; amino-acid sequence: MSAPESPDLAPELVESLLRSLKSWDPRASVPLALDYMEHGDPDALNGFDALARKNPAAEQMLADRYLSPSPDVDALRNLPEGTLGRTFAHYLDDNELDANLLRESAFIPAHRARGEDVGHLAERGFQLHDLFHVLTGFDTTPLGEVRVVSFTVAQTPAPYPAMIIASRPLQMVLYQPELLPPVMDAITEGWALGRRAKCLLGVQWEDHWGDSLLELRQKFQLD
- a CDS encoding amidohydrolase family protein, whose amino-acid sequence is MAEYDLLVRGGTVVDGTGAAAFRGDVGVRGGRIVDIGALKGQGAREVDAEGAIVAPGFVDIHTHYDAQVFWDRMMTISPWHGVTTVILGNCGFGVAPTKPRDRDLILRTLENVEGMSLDALQAGLGAEWPFSTFGEFLSAIESRGTAIHVGAMVGHTPIRTWVMGEDAVSREASPEEIEEMRVLVAAALAEGALGFATSKAPTHVGYDGNPVPSRMAAHEEILALGDCLREAGKGTFQSTIGQGLLFDELAEIQQRIGRPVTWTALLGGLFGPDGHRKVLEKTAEHQAAGIEVYPQVTGRPLMLEFDMGAPFPFGSIPAMKPAFAADKAGKMRLYSDPDFRAAFEEATQKTIGIFSMDHMWVSRHPTDDSLAGVSVTDVGARKGQSPVLAMLDLALETELAVSFRMAVANRDEDVVAELLSDKTVVLGLSDAGAHASQLCDAGASTHLLGHWVREKEVLSMEEAVRKLTSEPADLFGLADRGRIAPGQTGDLAIFDPATVRCGELERVHDFPGGADRLIAPAEGMRAVVVAGEVLREEGVDQVDPEGALPGRVVRS
- a CDS encoding endonuclease/exonuclease/phosphatase family protein, translating into MRGRVEAILIALVLAGCGGSSSPAPHITLANLNFLHGIFCPAESASCRLEDRSELLAAWVRDAGCPDVVTLQEIFPPSVDLLESWAATVCPFPYDVVQGDVLLRVDDETVLSRYPILQADQLRLFGEFRAVLHVQVDHPTGPVDVFSTHLASGADGGRDRCDAIDCPAVCEDAGAGTRRECQAVQMAQWIEERHEGPNPALVAGDFNARPGSFTYRQFTERGWADAYLEAGHPECDPTTGIGCTAGREDGSLEGLESPALGESVRIDFIFVVPSLPGAGCSGRIEPAGDPDGDGARTALFADAPNPFAPTCGPLPNPVCWPSDHVGVQVDLQCN
- a CDS encoding amidohydrolase family protein translates to MHDLVIRRGKVVDGSGAPAVDADIAIDGETIVAVGEVTSPGKIEIDADGDLVTPGFVDVHTHYDGQVTWDPELRPSSFHGVTTVVMGNCGVGFAPCAPDRRDWLIGLMEGVEDIPGTALAAGIRWNWETFPEFMDAVEASPLAMDVGVQVPHGALRAYVMGDRGAELAKATPAEIEEMSALVCEAVEAGALGFTTSRTEKHRDKAGQPTPSFGVAGEELQGIARAMGKTGKGVLQLIADFHDFEPEFAMIRGMAEVSGRPLSMTIEQDDRHPEIWKNVLEGIAAAARDGLPMRGQVPARATGVVMGLDVTLHPFLLHQTFYELADKPLAERAAALRDPEFRSRLLAETVEIDPSTIVGVLFGSFGKMFRLNDPPDYEPHPSTSAAAEATRRGVTPQEVLLDWLSEEDGNALLYFPLMNYLDGDLEMVREMLTHPQASFGLSDAGAHCGTVCDGSFPTTMLTHWVRDRARGEKLPLEWVIQKLTRGGADLVGLKDRGLLAPGMKADVNVIDFDALALHAPQVVRDLPANGRRLLQRASGYRYSVISGEVAFIDGEGTGTRRGRLLRGARPDPRA